In Novipirellula caenicola, one genomic interval encodes:
- a CDS encoding TerB family tellurite resistance protein has translation MNEEILKKRRQLLRNLVVMAFADGSLGEREINLVADRCVDLGLDEYDLQKAIEFGLGDDATLELPTEKDQRYELLQELIRMMAADGTLAEAEKRLFALAAVKMELTEDEVNEIISRTVKKTS, from the coding sequence ATGAACGAAGAAATTCTGAAAAAACGCCGCCAACTGCTCCGCAACCTCGTCGTGATGGCGTTTGCCGACGGCTCGCTTGGCGAACGAGAGATCAATCTTGTCGCAGACCGCTGCGTGGACCTCGGGTTGGACGAATATGATCTGCAGAAAGCGATCGAGTTCGGACTTGGCGATGATGCCACATTGGAGCTGCCGACCGAAAAGGATCAGCGTTACGAACTATTGCAAGAATTGATCCGCATGATGGCGGCCGATGGAACGCTTGCCGAAGCCGAGAAACGTTTATTCGCGTTGGCCGCCGTGAAGATGGAATTGACCGAGGACGAAGTCAACGAAATCATCAGCCGCACCGTCAAAAAAACATCGTAG
- a CDS encoding dihydroorotate dehydrogenase → MDISTTLGRLTLKNPIMVASGTFGYAREMEGIVDVPRLGAVLPKTITAEPRIGNAPWRTVETSAGLLNAIGLDNDGVDAFLENHLPYLREIGTSIVVSVAGRTQDDFVSLAERVGNSDGVAAIELNLSCPNVSGGIDFGTNAASCLGVVKAAREACNVPILAKLTPNVTRIADIAQAAADGGADAVCLINTVLGMAVNWRTRKPMLGNGMGGLSGPAIKPIALRCVHQVASAVKIPIIGIGGIASIDDVMQFLVTGASAVQIGTANYYDPTVSTRLVDQLPAALAEINASSVSEIVGTLGK, encoded by the coding sequence ATGGATATAAGCACGACCCTCGGCCGTTTGACGCTGAAAAACCCGATCATGGTGGCCTCGGGAACGTTTGGCTATGCACGTGAAATGGAAGGCATTGTCGATGTGCCACGGCTCGGTGCGGTGCTGCCCAAAACGATCACCGCCGAACCCCGCATCGGCAACGCGCCGTGGCGAACGGTCGAAACCTCGGCCGGCCTACTGAATGCCATTGGGTTGGACAATGACGGCGTCGATGCGTTCCTAGAAAACCATTTGCCTTACTTGCGTGAGATCGGGACGTCGATCGTCGTCAGCGTGGCGGGACGAACACAAGACGATTTTGTTTCGCTGGCAGAACGAGTCGGCAACAGCGACGGAGTTGCCGCGATCGAATTGAATTTGTCGTGCCCGAATGTCAGCGGTGGCATCGATTTCGGCACCAATGCCGCCTCGTGTTTGGGCGTGGTCAAAGCCGCACGTGAAGCGTGCAACGTCCCCATCTTGGCAAAATTGACACCCAATGTGACACGAATCGCCGACATCGCGCAAGCCGCAGCCGACGGGGGCGCGGACGCCGTGTGTTTGATCAACACGGTGCTGGGGATGGCGGTCAATTGGCGGACTCGAAAACCGATGCTTGGCAACGGCATGGGCGGACTCAGCGGACCTGCGATCAAACCCATTGCACTGCGATGCGTTCACCAAGTCGCGTCGGCCGTCAAGATCCCGATTATCGGCATCGGTGGCATCGCTTCGATCGATGATGTCATGCAGTTCTTGGTGACGGGCGCCAGTGCAGTCCAAATTGGGACCGCGAACTACTACGACCCCACCGTCTCGACTCGTCTGGTCGATCAATTGCCCGCGGCGTTGGCTGAAATCAACGCGTCGAGCGTCAGCGAAATCGTCGGCACGCTCGGCAAGTAA
- a CDS encoding SDR family oxidoreductase produces MNDQTFLILGGSHGIGFGITERLLRRGGSVVVVSRTRGQLDQLDPSLAAGLTHQVADVTTDTLDTFTLPERIDGLAYCVGSIGLSPLRMTKAESMRQDFELNVIGATRVMQRALPALKSADSSSVVLFSTVAVGRGLAMHTAVSAAKGAVEGIARCWAAELAPHVRVNCIAPALTDTPLSERLLSSQAKRDAMAAVYPLGRIGHVDDSAAMATFLLSDESSWITGQVIGVDGGLSHVQK; encoded by the coding sequence ATGAACGACCAAACGTTTTTGATCCTTGGCGGCAGTCACGGAATTGGCTTCGGAATCACCGAACGACTGCTTCGTCGAGGCGGATCGGTTGTGGTCGTCTCCCGCACTCGCGGTCAACTCGACCAGCTCGATCCTTCGCTCGCGGCGGGATTGACGCATCAGGTGGCCGATGTGACGACCGACACCCTCGACACGTTCACGTTGCCCGAGCGAATCGACGGACTGGCCTATTGCGTCGGCTCAATCGGGTTGTCGCCGCTGCGGATGACCAAGGCAGAATCGATGCGTCAAGATTTTGAGTTGAACGTGATTGGGGCGACGCGTGTGATGCAGCGTGCGCTGCCTGCGTTGAAATCCGCCGACTCATCAAGCGTGGTGCTGTTTAGCACCGTGGCGGTGGGCCGAGGCTTGGCCATGCACACCGCGGTTTCTGCGGCCAAGGGGGCCGTCGAAGGGATCGCCCGCTGCTGGGCCGCCGAGTTGGCACCGCATGTTCGCGTCAACTGTATCGCACCGGCACTGACTGACACGCCGCTGAGCGAGCGTTTGCTGTCCAGCCAAGCCAAACGAGATGCGATGGCAGCGGTTTACCCGCTTGGCCGGATTGGCCACGTGGACGATAGCGCGGCAATGGCCACGTTCCTGCTCTCGGACGAAAGCAGTTGGATCACAGGCCAAGTGATCGGCGTCGATGGCGGATTGTCACACGTGCAAAAGTAG
- a CDS encoding aminotransferase class I/II-fold pyridoxal phosphate-dependent enzyme: MNLLGGNAQVDLKEFFGNQSPPRDHYISILRFWAEHRPHEPAFLFTDVESSEQTITYSQLWEEVRALAGYLQDRCRIRSGDRILLLYPPCLEFVIGFFACHAAGAIAVPAYPPRRNRKASRIRSIVVDADTRWALSTKAIVEQLSGDQKHDDLVGLQLLGTDDPACRLADKWRMPKINRDSLGVLQYTSGSTGSPKGVMLTQGNLIANSELILQAFEPDADVTGMSWLPTYHDMGLVGGILMPMFIGRSDVLMSPMTFLQRPARWLQGISKYGVTISGGPNFAYQLCVDKIADEELEGVDLSKWEIAFNGAEPIRVSTIDAFAKRFEKFGFRREAFLPCYGMAETTLLVTGGPIETRPVVTTFSGSALDAKKVKVVAETDDSARRLVGCGRVLPEETVIIVDPETRMPMAHDEIGEIWIQSPSVGQGYYQRGDATEQTFFARTADQKGPFLRSGDLGFLHDNQLYVSGRLKDMIIVRGVNRYPQDIEETVERASDAVQAGSVAAFAMEYEGREQLVIVAETVRLRDLDWDAHLQAIRRAVTADHELPPDAVYLVRNSSVPKTSSGKIQRHACLHAVRDGDMKMIAKWVRWEEETTHNDGELQPMMQAAAAGGQKGKIDLSDVNDSVAEAIKQHIRQVAGERARVLDLDTNIVLDLGLDSLERLEIARNLERTFGGRFPEQVLDEIETVGQTALAIQRYLPPGGEFRAVAFLDNGEFQPASTSTANAFGSYANVVPTVEPEDDVSQFAEYRRLKTTMQQMQMTGVPNPYFTVHDGIVRDVTVIDGKEYISFASYNYLGMSGHPRVTEAAAEAVRKYGTSVSASRLVSGEKPIHRELEDAIAKWVGVDASILMVGGHATNETTIGHLVGSGDLILHDSLAHNSIVQGALLSGARRRPFPHNDYEALDRMLTEMRSQYRRVLIVIEGVYSMDGDFADVPKFVEVKKKHRAMLMVDEAHSFGTMGKTGRGIAEHFGMDARDVDIWMGTLSKSAASCGGYIAGSTALIELLKYTAPGFVFSVGMPPAQVAAAIASLQTLQDEPERVETLRKRSELFLSLCKEAGLDTGDSGGTPVVPIITGNSMVALRLSHRLKGDGINVQPILYPAVDESAARLRFFITCEHTEEQIRFTVARTAAHLSELGFDRQVVAASR; this comes from the coding sequence ATGAACCTTCTTGGCGGTAATGCGCAAGTGGACCTAAAAGAATTCTTTGGCAATCAATCGCCACCGAGAGATCACTATATCTCGATTCTAAGGTTCTGGGCCGAGCATCGACCTCATGAGCCTGCGTTTCTGTTTACGGATGTCGAATCATCCGAACAAACGATCACGTATTCGCAGTTATGGGAAGAGGTTCGTGCGCTGGCGGGTTATTTGCAGGATCGTTGCCGGATCCGCAGCGGCGACCGTATTTTGTTGCTGTATCCCCCGTGTCTCGAGTTTGTGATTGGTTTTTTCGCGTGCCATGCTGCCGGCGCGATCGCGGTTCCCGCCTATCCTCCTCGTCGCAACCGTAAAGCGTCGCGAATCCGTTCGATTGTGGTGGACGCCGATACACGTTGGGCGCTGTCGACCAAGGCGATCGTCGAACAACTGTCCGGCGACCAGAAACATGACGACTTGGTCGGTTTGCAGTTGCTCGGCACCGACGATCCGGCGTGCCGATTGGCGGACAAGTGGCGAATGCCCAAGATCAACCGCGACTCGCTTGGCGTGTTGCAATACACATCCGGGTCAACCGGATCGCCCAAGGGCGTGATGTTGACTCAGGGGAACTTGATCGCCAACAGCGAGTTGATTCTGCAAGCGTTTGAACCGGATGCAGATGTCACGGGGATGTCATGGCTTCCGACCTATCACGACATGGGGTTGGTCGGTGGCATTTTGATGCCGATGTTTATCGGACGCAGCGATGTGTTGATGAGCCCGATGACCTTCTTGCAACGTCCTGCGCGATGGTTGCAGGGGATTTCCAAGTATGGGGTTACGATCAGCGGCGGACCTAATTTCGCGTACCAGTTGTGCGTCGATAAGATCGCCGACGAAGAACTCGAAGGGGTCGATCTATCGAAATGGGAGATCGCGTTCAACGGTGCCGAACCGATTCGTGTTTCGACCATCGACGCGTTTGCGAAGCGTTTTGAAAAGTTTGGTTTCCGCCGCGAAGCGTTCTTGCCCTGTTACGGGATGGCTGAAACCACGTTGCTGGTGACCGGCGGCCCGATTGAAACGCGACCGGTCGTGACCACGTTCAGCGGCAGTGCGCTTGATGCCAAGAAGGTCAAAGTGGTTGCCGAAACTGATGACTCGGCTCGACGGCTCGTGGGCTGCGGGCGAGTGCTGCCTGAAGAAACCGTGATCATCGTCGATCCTGAGACGCGGATGCCGATGGCACACGACGAGATTGGCGAGATTTGGATCCAAAGCCCATCGGTCGGCCAAGGCTATTACCAGCGAGGCGATGCCACCGAGCAAACCTTCTTTGCACGTACCGCTGACCAGAAGGGTCCGTTTTTACGATCGGGCGACCTCGGTTTTTTGCACGACAATCAGCTTTATGTCTCCGGCCGACTGAAGGACATGATTATTGTCCGCGGCGTGAATCGATACCCGCAAGACATCGAAGAAACGGTCGAGCGTGCCAGCGACGCGGTGCAAGCGGGATCGGTCGCAGCGTTTGCGATGGAATACGAAGGACGCGAGCAATTGGTGATCGTTGCCGAAACCGTCCGTCTGCGTGACCTGGACTGGGACGCACACTTGCAAGCGATTCGCCGCGCCGTCACCGCGGACCATGAGTTACCCCCGGACGCGGTTTATTTGGTTCGCAACAGCAGCGTCCCCAAAACCAGCAGTGGCAAGATCCAGCGTCACGCATGTTTGCATGCGGTCCGTGACGGCGACATGAAGATGATCGCAAAATGGGTGCGTTGGGAAGAGGAAACGACACACAACGACGGTGAATTGCAGCCGATGATGCAAGCGGCTGCGGCGGGGGGCCAGAAAGGCAAGATTGATCTGAGTGACGTCAACGACTCCGTCGCCGAAGCGATCAAACAGCACATTCGCCAAGTCGCCGGCGAGCGTGCTCGAGTTTTGGACCTGGACACCAATATCGTGTTGGATCTTGGTTTGGACAGTCTCGAGCGGCTTGAAATCGCACGCAACTTGGAACGGACGTTTGGCGGGCGTTTTCCCGAGCAAGTGCTCGATGAAATCGAAACCGTTGGCCAAACCGCCTTGGCGATCCAGCGATACCTGCCGCCTGGGGGCGAATTTCGCGCGGTCGCGTTTTTGGACAATGGCGAATTCCAACCCGCATCGACTAGCACCGCAAACGCGTTTGGCAGCTATGCCAATGTGGTTCCCACGGTCGAACCCGAGGACGACGTGTCTCAATTCGCCGAATACCGGCGATTGAAGACGACGATGCAGCAGATGCAGATGACCGGGGTTCCGAACCCCTACTTTACCGTCCATGACGGCATCGTTCGGGACGTCACCGTCATTGACGGCAAAGAATACATCAGCTTTGCCAGCTACAACTACTTGGGCATGAGCGGGCATCCGCGAGTGACCGAAGCCGCGGCCGAAGCGGTACGCAAATACGGCACAAGCGTCTCAGCAAGCCGTTTGGTCTCGGGTGAAAAACCGATCCATCGCGAATTGGAAGATGCGATTGCCAAATGGGTCGGCGTCGACGCGTCGATTTTGATGGTCGGTGGGCACGCCACCAACGAAACCACGATTGGACACTTGGTCGGTTCGGGCGACTTGATTCTGCATGATTCATTGGCACACAACAGTATCGTGCAGGGTGCATTGCTGTCCGGCGCACGCCGCCGTCCGTTCCCCCACAATGACTACGAAGCACTCGATCGGATGTTGACCGAGATGCGAAGCCAGTACCGCCGGGTGCTGATCGTGATCGAAGGCGTCTACAGCATGGACGGCGACTTTGCCGACGTGCCGAAGTTTGTCGAGGTCAAGAAAAAGCATCGAGCGATGTTGATGGTCGACGAGGCTCACAGCTTTGGCACGATGGGAAAAACGGGCCGTGGGATCGCCGAACATTTCGGCATGGACGCTCGCGATGTTGATATCTGGATGGGCACGCTAAGCAAATCGGCGGCTTCGTGTGGCGGCTATATCGCGGGCAGCACGGCATTGATCGAGCTGCTGAAATATACCGCGCCAGGATTTGTGTTTAGTGTCGGGATGCCGCCAGCCCAGGTCGCTGCGGCGATTGCGTCACTGCAAACCTTGCAAGATGAACCCGAACGCGTCGAAACGCTTCGCAAGCGGAGCGAATTGTTCCTGTCGCTCTGTAAAGAAGCAGGGCTGGATACGGGCGATAGCGGGGGGACTCCGGTCGTTCCAATCATCACCGGCAATTCGATGGTGGCGTTGCGTTTGTCGCATCGGCTGAAAGGGGACGGGATCAATGTGCAGCCGATTCTGTATCCGGCCGTGGACGAATCAGCGGCACGGCTGCGATTCTTTATCACGTGCGAGCATACCGAGGAACAGATTCGTTTCACCGTCGCTCGCACCGCGGCTCATTTGTCGGAACTCGGCTTTGATCGCCAAGTGGTCGCTGCGAGCCGTTAA
- a CDS encoding phosphopantothenoylcysteine decarboxylase: MARILITSGPTRQYLDPVRYLTNASSGRMGAALTKAAIDAGHDVVVVSGPVSVAYPAAATVIPVVTTDEMLAAAVEAFDSCDGAIGAAAPCDYMPRLVSSQKIAKTGEPLRLELIETADVVATLGQRKRDDQWVVGFALETEDRRFRATVKLESKHCDLMVSNGPQAIDSNQNDVELLDARGNVIAEIHGDKEFVADELVRHISEQLTHRGAKPQ; this comes from the coding sequence GTGGCCCGCATCCTCATTACCTCTGGCCCGACCCGGCAATACCTGGATCCCGTTCGCTATTTGACGAATGCGTCGAGCGGTCGGATGGGGGCTGCTCTTACCAAAGCCGCGATCGATGCTGGCCACGATGTGGTCGTCGTATCGGGGCCCGTCAGCGTCGCCTATCCCGCGGCGGCAACCGTGATTCCCGTCGTCACAACGGACGAGATGTTAGCCGCCGCTGTCGAAGCGTTTGATTCGTGTGACGGCGCGATCGGCGCAGCCGCGCCGTGTGATTACATGCCGCGGTTGGTTTCCTCGCAAAAGATCGCCAAGACGGGCGAACCGCTGCGTTTGGAATTGATCGAAACCGCCGACGTCGTCGCCACGCTGGGGCAACGCAAACGAGACGACCAATGGGTGGTCGGGTTTGCCTTGGAAACCGAAGATCGGCGTTTCCGCGCGACGGTAAAACTGGAATCAAAACATTGTGATTTGATGGTCAGCAATGGCCCACAAGCGATCGATTCGAACCAGAACGATGTGGAGTTACTCGATGCCCGCGGGAACGTGATCGCCGAAATTCATGGCGACAAAGAATTTGTGGCTGACGAATTAGTACGGCACATCAGCGAACAATTGACGCATCGCGGTGCGAAACCACAATAA
- a CDS encoding DUF1499 domain-containing protein, which yields MLVTLAVTITIVLIIIVAALLRIDNWSRDFTENSAAVEADFADPVSTIDSRLQQWIADQSRWDIQSKTESDGTIEYEITRTTPVFRFVDDIEIRLVLGDDGTNTRITATSQSRVGKGDLGQNPRNLSELLKALQMPSE from the coding sequence ATGCTCGTAACATTGGCGGTCACGATCACCATCGTGCTAATCATTATCGTGGCGGCATTGTTGCGAATTGACAACTGGAGTCGCGATTTCACCGAGAATTCGGCCGCCGTGGAAGCCGATTTTGCTGATCCGGTCAGCACGATCGATTCCAGGCTGCAGCAGTGGATCGCGGACCAATCTCGCTGGGACATCCAATCAAAAACCGAGTCCGACGGAACCATCGAGTACGAAATCACGCGGACCACGCCAGTTTTTCGCTTTGTCGACGATATCGAAATCCGCTTGGTGCTTGGCGATGACGGCACGAACACTCGCATCACTGCAACGAGTCAATCGCGTGTCGGCAAGGGCGATCTCGGACAAAACCCTCGCAACTTGTCCGAATTACTCAAAGCATTGCAAATGCCAAGCGAGTGA
- a CDS encoding TadE/TadG family type IV pilus assembly protein produces MSPVAFSAIFRGELIVRFFNKSVCGRSRDRSIRFFNPGHRPVCRCKKRRRSGTAMVELAVCMPVLFLIVFASIEACNMIAMKQIVCESAYEGALIALKPDSTQSQVLDRINATLASRGVTPSDVSVAGSEGAAYSSLARGDTVTVTVQAAANGNVVGPQLFGFAKTVSSRLTAIKQ; encoded by the coding sequence ATGTCACCTGTCGCTTTTTCAGCAATTTTCCGGGGCGAGCTGATCGTCAGGTTTTTTAATAAGTCAGTTTGCGGTCGATCGCGTGATCGATCCATTCGCTTTTTTAATCCGGGACATCGACCTGTGTGTAGATGTAAAAAACGACGCAGAAGCGGAACGGCGATGGTGGAATTGGCCGTTTGCATGCCAGTTCTGTTCCTAATCGTGTTCGCGTCGATCGAAGCTTGCAACATGATCGCAATGAAGCAAATCGTCTGCGAATCCGCTTACGAGGGAGCTCTGATTGCCTTGAAACCCGATTCGACGCAGTCGCAAGTGCTCGACCGAATCAATGCGACACTGGCGTCTCGTGGCGTGACGCCTTCGGATGTGTCGGTAGCCGGTTCCGAAGGTGCCGCTTACAGCTCGTTGGCTCGCGGTGATACCGTCACCGTGACGGTTCAAGCAGCCGCCAACGGAAATGTCGTTGGTCCTCAACTGTTCGGTTTTGCAAAAACGGTGTCCAGCCGTTTGACGGCCATCAAACAATAA
- a CDS encoding lipid II:glycine glycyltransferase FemX: protein MIQQPEATRSISEWDRFLAEQRPDIGHKQYSWWIDFLKRRGWSGFGFAASDDGVICGGANVLVKTFAPGKCFYYLPHGPVLPEDPADAADLFEAMMQYIDDQQKNSSSVVSHLCLEPRWSSQPDFVKGFQPSGHWHEPRNTLCVDLTMPEDAILSQMKTKGRYNIRLARRHDVSIVQDNSAAAIDDFMRLYQGTVDRKNISQHSREYFDILAANLFDSGHAKLFFAEYQGIRLATVLILFAGDTATYKYGGTQLSHRNVMAPYLLHFEVMLHAKALGYRWYDFYGVSPIDAVDDEWADFSSFKRKFGGHELSFIPSLDFVFDRDAYQEYRSRKAS, encoded by the coding sequence ATGATACAGCAGCCCGAGGCAACTCGCTCGATCAGCGAGTGGGATCGGTTCTTAGCAGAACAGCGTCCCGACATCGGCCACAAACAATACTCTTGGTGGATTGACTTTCTAAAACGTCGCGGTTGGAGCGGTTTCGGGTTTGCCGCCAGCGATGATGGCGTGATTTGTGGTGGGGCGAACGTGTTGGTGAAAACGTTTGCACCTGGAAAATGTTTCTACTATCTGCCCCACGGCCCCGTGCTTCCCGAAGACCCCGCGGATGCGGCCGATTTGTTCGAAGCGATGATGCAGTACATCGACGACCAGCAGAAAAACTCGTCATCCGTGGTCAGCCACCTGTGTCTCGAGCCGCGATGGTCAAGCCAACCTGATTTCGTCAAAGGTTTTCAACCGTCGGGCCATTGGCACGAACCGCGAAACACGTTGTGTGTCGATTTGACGATGCCCGAAGACGCTATCCTCAGCCAAATGAAGACCAAGGGGCGGTACAACATCCGGCTTGCCCGTCGGCATGACGTTTCGATCGTGCAAGACAATTCCGCTGCGGCGATCGACGATTTCATGCGTTTGTACCAAGGAACCGTCGACCGCAAGAACATCTCGCAGCACTCCAGAGAGTATTTTGACATTCTGGCAGCAAATCTATTTGATTCGGGTCACGCCAAACTCTTCTTTGCGGAGTATCAAGGCATACGACTGGCAACGGTTCTGATTCTTTTCGCCGGTGACACTGCGACTTACAAATACGGCGGCACGCAACTTTCCCATCGCAACGTGATGGCGCCTTACCTGCTTCATTTCGAAGTGATGTTGCACGCGAAAGCGTTGGGGTACAGGTGGTATGATTTTTACGGCGTTTCGCCGATTGACGCGGTCGACGACGAATGGGCTGATTTCAGCTCGTTCAAACGGAAATTCGGAGGACATGAACTGAGCTTCATTCCGTCGCTCGATTTTGTCTTCGATCGTGATGCGTATCAAGAATACCGCTCGCGAAAAGCTTCCTGA
- a CDS encoding ATPase, T2SS/T4P/T4SS family, protein MAEPEAPIQLWQTVAPVEFVPKVSDRNEAQALLISTRQGTGYHIAGGQLAHAIQSRATHVLMDFSQAACAIRYQIDGNWEQLPPLDRETGDAMLYALKQLCLLNPADRRSAQSGKLGLKVAKEKFTLSLQSQGVPTGERVLARIESEKIPFEKLADLGMRDKMFATLKEKLDSSGNMVLITAPKGEGLTTTWVVTVNAADRLIRDFQSFEEKSRPEPDIINVNPNFYGGDTGLTMSDLVSKLILREPDVLMFPDLPDEKSLAIAAHHVENTEKSLMTRMNASSAMEGYVQFVSKHKDSSKEVAKLTNAVLCQRLARRLCDNCKVGFEPPPQLLAQLGIPPGRVALLFQPFVPPPIEQQVDEQGRPAPITPCHVCEGRGYLGRIAIFELLVPGEQLKSAVLKTRDIGQLNKIAKAEGHRGMQAEAVLTVARGLTSLDELKRVFAKR, encoded by the coding sequence ATGGCTGAACCAGAAGCTCCGATCCAACTTTGGCAAACAGTTGCACCTGTTGAGTTCGTTCCCAAAGTCAGTGATCGCAACGAGGCGCAGGCGCTTCTGATCTCGACTCGACAAGGCACGGGATATCACATCGCAGGCGGCCAATTGGCGCACGCGATCCAGTCACGAGCGACGCACGTTTTGATGGACTTCTCTCAGGCGGCTTGTGCAATCCGCTATCAGATCGACGGGAACTGGGAGCAGTTGCCGCCGCTGGATCGCGAGACCGGCGACGCGATGCTCTACGCGCTGAAGCAATTGTGTTTATTGAATCCTGCCGATCGACGCAGCGCCCAATCTGGCAAACTAGGGCTGAAGGTCGCCAAAGAGAAATTCACGCTTTCGTTACAATCGCAAGGCGTTCCGACGGGCGAGCGGGTGTTGGCGCGGATTGAATCGGAGAAGATTCCGTTCGAAAAACTTGCCGATCTTGGCATGCGTGACAAAATGTTCGCCACGCTCAAGGAGAAACTCGACTCCAGTGGCAACATGGTGCTGATCACCGCGCCCAAAGGCGAGGGGCTGACGACCACTTGGGTGGTCACGGTCAACGCTGCCGATCGGCTGATTCGTGACTTCCAATCGTTCGAAGAAAAATCACGCCCCGAGCCGGACATCATCAACGTGAACCCGAACTTCTACGGTGGGGACACGGGATTAACGATGAGCGATTTGGTCAGCAAATTGATTTTGCGAGAACCGGATGTGCTGATGTTTCCCGATCTGCCTGATGAAAAATCGTTGGCCATCGCGGCTCACCATGTCGAGAACACCGAAAAAAGTTTGATGACGCGGATGAATGCGTCCTCGGCGATGGAAGGCTATGTGCAGTTTGTTTCGAAACACAAAGATTCGTCCAAAGAGGTTGCCAAGCTAACCAACGCGGTTTTGTGTCAACGATTGGCTCGGCGGTTGTGCGATAATTGCAAAGTTGGTTTCGAGCCGCCTCCGCAATTGTTGGCTCAATTGGGGATCCCACCGGGGCGTGTCGCGTTGTTGTTTCAACCCTTCGTGCCTCCGCCAATCGAACAGCAGGTGGACGAGCAAGGACGGCCTGCGCCGATCACGCCGTGTCATGTTTGCGAAGGACGCGGCTATCTCGGACGTATCGCGATCTTTGAACTGCTGGTTCCCGGCGAACAATTAAAATCCGCGGTGCTGAAGACACGTGACATTGGTCAATTGAACAAGATTGCCAAGGCCGAAGGGCATCGCGGCATGCAGGCCGAGGCCGTGTTGACGGTGGCTCGCGGATTGACCAGCCTCGATGAACTGAAACGCGTGTTCGCCAAACGCTAG
- a CDS encoding replication-associated recombination protein A — MPESRSLFADAEEDNLKLAQPLAARMRPQTLSEFIGQHQILGDGKLLRRMIDARRLGSIILYGPPGTGKTTLAHLLAHETGSKLRTVSAVTSGVKELREVLAWARDLVSAGGARPILFVDEIHRFSKSQQDALLPDVEEGIVSLIGATTSNPYFAVNGALLSRSQLFGLESLTPEEIRTLIERALRDNECGLGELKPQVDEDAIVYLSQACEGDARRALSTLEIAVRSSGKNNPKVTRETIVESIGSRLSGYDATGDDHYDLSSALIKSIRGSDVDASVYWLARMLEGGEDIRFLCRRLVILASEDIGNADPAALTMAVSAMQACEFVGLPESQLTLSQTVAYLALAPKSNAATAAISAARKDVREKQVVPVPKHLRDAHYGGAKSMGHGEGYQYSHNAEGGVAEQDYLGVDRTYYEPVDRGFEQTLRTRIEEIRKRLGKDK; from the coding sequence ATGCCTGAAAGCCGCTCCCTATTCGCTGATGCCGAAGAGGATAACCTAAAATTGGCTCAACCGCTCGCCGCTCGCATGCGTCCCCAAACGCTCAGCGAGTTCATTGGTCAGCATCAAATCCTAGGCGATGGGAAACTGTTGCGACGAATGATCGACGCTCGGCGACTCGGTTCGATCATTCTTTACGGGCCACCTGGTACCGGCAAGACGACGCTGGCCCATTTGTTAGCCCACGAGACCGGCAGCAAACTGCGGACGGTCAGCGCCGTCACCAGCGGGGTCAAAGAGCTCCGCGAAGTGCTCGCGTGGGCACGTGATCTCGTTTCCGCTGGCGGAGCGAGGCCGATCCTGTTTGTCGACGAGATTCATCGCTTCAGCAAGAGCCAGCAAGACGCGTTGTTGCCGGATGTCGAAGAAGGCATCGTGTCGCTCATTGGGGCGACGACCAGCAATCCCTATTTCGCTGTCAACGGAGCGCTGTTGTCGCGTAGTCAATTGTTTGGACTCGAGTCGCTGACGCCCGAGGAAATTCGCACGCTGATTGAGCGAGCGCTCCGCGATAATGAATGCGGGCTCGGCGAATTGAAACCACAAGTCGACGAGGATGCGATTGTCTATTTGAGCCAAGCGTGTGAAGGCGATGCCCGTCGTGCTCTATCGACTTTAGAGATCGCTGTTCGCAGTAGCGGCAAAAACAACCCGAAGGTCACACGCGAAACGATCGTCGAATCGATCGGCAGCCGGCTGAGCGGCTACGATGCAACGGGCGACGATCACTATGACCTGTCCAGCGCCTTGATCAAAAGCATTCGTGGCAGCGATGTCGACGCCAGCGTGTACTGGCTCGCTCGTATGCTCGAAGGGGGCGAAGACATCCGGTTTCTATGTCGACGTTTGGTGATTTTGGCAAGCGAGGACATTGGCAATGCTGACCCCGCGGCATTGACCATGGCGGTGTCGGCGATGCAAGCATGTGAGTTCGTCGGGCTTCCCGAAAGCCAATTGACGCTCAGCCAAACAGTCGCCTATTTAGCGTTGGCACCTAAGAGTAATGCAGCCACCGCGGCGATCAGTGCCGCACGCAAAGACGTGCGTGAAAAGCAGGTCGTCCCCGTACCAAAGCATCTGCGTGACGCTCACTACGGCGGCGCCAAATCGATGGGGCATGGCGAAGGGTATCAGTACAGTCACAATGCCGAGGGTGGTGTCGCCGAACAAGACTACCTCGGCGTCGATCGGACGTACTACGAACCGGTTGATCGCGGTTTCGAGCAAACTCTGAGAACGCGAATAGAAGAGATTCGCAAGCGTTTGGGCAAGGACAAATAG